A region from the Streptomyces lydicus genome encodes:
- a CDS encoding ATP-grasp domain-containing protein: MRLCFLVEEQYRHDGMPLDVIRQLGSWGHQVDVLWPGRSLIPISEAISAGSHDAWVLKTVSGGPGLTLLEAAASVGLTTVNDVRAIRGVRDKALAAVIARRSGLPVPATYAAARPEEFAKIPEAEFPLVVKPADGSSGRAVRLVATPDRLLDPVEADGAGDPGAPGGGLLIAQPYVPNSGTDLKVYSVAGELYATERCSPLHPAHAVRERQVPLTSDIARITAEIGTVFGLDLYGVDILLGPDGPVVVDINDFPSFRQVPDAVARVSAAILELARRGTAGPAAAKAGDAARPGVAAKPGGAAASVTPPFTVPPVPRPSRPAASIGGGR, from the coding sequence ATGAGACTCTGCTTCCTGGTGGAGGAGCAGTACCGCCACGACGGCATGCCGTTGGACGTCATCCGCCAACTCGGTTCCTGGGGACACCAGGTGGACGTGCTGTGGCCGGGCCGCTCGCTCATCCCCATATCCGAGGCGATTTCGGCCGGCAGCCATGATGCCTGGGTGCTCAAGACCGTGTCCGGCGGTCCGGGGCTGACGCTTCTGGAAGCCGCCGCTTCCGTCGGGCTGACGACGGTGAACGATGTCCGGGCGATCCGCGGCGTACGCGACAAGGCGCTGGCCGCGGTGATCGCCCGCCGCAGCGGGCTGCCCGTCCCGGCGACGTATGCGGCGGCCCGCCCGGAGGAGTTCGCAAAGATCCCCGAGGCGGAGTTCCCCCTCGTGGTGAAGCCCGCTGACGGCAGTTCCGGGCGTGCGGTGCGGCTGGTGGCGACGCCGGACCGGCTGCTGGATCCCGTGGAGGCCGACGGTGCCGGGGACCCGGGCGCGCCGGGCGGAGGACTGCTCATCGCCCAGCCCTATGTGCCCAACTCCGGTACGGATCTGAAGGTGTACAGCGTCGCCGGCGAGCTGTACGCGACCGAGCGGTGCTCCCCGCTGCATCCCGCGCACGCCGTCCGCGAACGTCAGGTTCCGCTGACCTCCGACATCGCCCGGATCACCGCCGAGATCGGCACGGTGTTCGGCCTCGATCTGTACGGGGTCGACATCTTGCTCGGACCGGACGGCCCGGTGGTCGTGGACATCAATGACTTCCCGAGCTTCCGTCAGGTGCCGGACGCGGTCGCCCGGGTGTCCGCCGCGATCCTGGAACTCGCCCGTCGTGGGACGGCGGGGCCTGCCGCGGCGAAGGCGGGTGACGCGGCGAGGCCAGGGGTCGCTGCGAAGCCGGGGGGCGCTGCGGCCTCCGTGACACCCCCGTTCACCGTGCCGCCCGTGCCCCGCCCCAGTCGGCCCGCGGCCTCGATCGGTGGTGGCCGGTGA
- a CDS encoding terpene synthase family protein, protein MTQPFELPDFYTPYPARLNPHLETARTHSRKWARDMGMLEGSDIWEEKDLDAHDYALLCSYTHPDCDADALSLVTDWYVWVFFFDDHFLEAFKRTLDREGGKKYLDRLPAFMPMELTAAVPEPANPVEAGLADLWARTVPHMSMAWRKRFAESTEHLLNESLWELSNIDIHRVPNPVEYIEMRRKVGGAPWSAGLVEYATGAEVPAAVAGSRPLRVLRDAFSDGVHLRNDLFSYQRETEEEGELSNGVLVLETFLNCTTQEAADAVNDLITSRLQQFENTVVTELPALFLEQGLDPRSCADVLAYAKGLQDWQSGGHEWHMRSSRYMNGGGSAADTSRPWSPFSPVGFGTSAASLAGSRRLRSSTHVPHQKVGPSRIPDLFMPFTTTLSPHLEGARRRVVAWAHRMGFFGPQPGVPLSDTWDEPAMVRYDLALCAAGLHPDATPEQLDLDAAWLAWGTYADDYYPQVFGRTRDIAAAKVCTERLSALMPVGPGDPSAAVPEPVNAMERGLSDLWTRTAGPMTSEARRTFRTAVDTMTAGWLWELDNQLHHRIPDPVDYIEMRRATFGADLTMSLSRIGHGGQIPPEIYRTRTLRSLQNAAADYACLLNDVFSYQKEIEYEGEIHNGILVVQNFFDCDYPTALNIVNDLMTSRMREFQHVAAHELPVVCDDFDLSPEARKALGGYVHELENWLAGILTWHRGCLRYTEAELRHPVGSPGRLGAPNGLGTSAARLFRTSGAGAGAVTVAGVGVG, encoded by the coding sequence GTGACACAGCCATTCGAACTGCCTGACTTCTATACGCCCTACCCGGCGCGGCTGAACCCGCATCTGGAGACGGCGCGTACGCACTCCAGGAAGTGGGCCCGCGACATGGGGATGCTGGAGGGCTCGGACATCTGGGAGGAGAAGGATCTCGACGCCCACGACTATGCCCTGCTGTGCTCCTACACCCATCCGGACTGCGACGCAGACGCGCTCTCGCTGGTGACCGACTGGTATGTCTGGGTCTTCTTCTTCGACGACCACTTCCTGGAGGCGTTCAAGCGGACGCTGGACCGGGAGGGCGGCAAGAAGTACCTCGACCGGCTGCCCGCCTTCATGCCGATGGAGCTGACCGCGGCCGTTCCCGAACCGGCCAATCCCGTCGAGGCGGGGCTCGCCGATCTGTGGGCGCGCACGGTGCCGCACATGTCCATGGCGTGGCGGAAGCGGTTCGCCGAGAGCACCGAGCATCTGCTCAACGAGTCGCTGTGGGAACTGTCCAACATCGACATCCACCGGGTGCCCAACCCCGTCGAGTACATCGAGATGCGCCGCAAGGTCGGTGGCGCGCCCTGGTCGGCGGGCCTGGTGGAGTACGCGACCGGCGCCGAGGTGCCCGCGGCCGTCGCCGGCTCCCGTCCGCTGCGGGTGCTGCGCGACGCCTTCTCCGACGGGGTGCATCTGCGCAACGACCTCTTCTCCTACCAGCGGGAGACGGAGGAGGAGGGCGAGCTGAGCAATGGCGTCCTGGTGCTGGAGACCTTCTTGAACTGCACCACCCAGGAGGCCGCGGACGCCGTCAACGACCTGATCACCTCGCGGCTGCAGCAATTCGAGAACACCGTGGTCACCGAACTCCCCGCGCTGTTCCTCGAACAGGGGCTGGACCCCCGGTCCTGTGCGGATGTGCTGGCGTACGCCAAGGGGCTCCAGGACTGGCAGTCGGGCGGCCATGAATGGCATATGCGCTCCAGCCGCTATATGAACGGCGGCGGCTCCGCAGCCGACACCTCGCGGCCCTGGTCGCCCTTCTCCCCGGTCGGATTCGGCACCTCGGCGGCGAGCCTGGCCGGCTCGCGCCGTCTCCGCAGCTCCACCCATGTCCCGCACCAGAAGGTCGGCCCCTCACGCATCCCCGACCTCTTCATGCCGTTCACCACCACCCTCAGCCCGCATCTGGAGGGCGCCCGCCGCCGGGTCGTCGCATGGGCGCACCGGATGGGGTTCTTCGGCCCGCAGCCCGGGGTGCCGCTGTCCGATACCTGGGACGAGCCCGCCATGGTCCGCTACGACCTGGCGCTGTGCGCGGCCGGTCTCCACCCGGACGCCACTCCGGAACAACTGGACCTCGACGCCGCCTGGCTCGCGTGGGGCACCTACGCCGACGACTATTACCCCCAGGTCTTCGGGCGGACCCGCGATATCGCTGCGGCCAAGGTGTGCACCGAGCGGCTGTCGGCCTTGATGCCGGTCGGCCCGGGCGACCCGTCGGCCGCCGTGCCCGAGCCGGTCAACGCGATGGAACGCGGGCTGTCCGACCTGTGGACACGTACGGCGGGACCGATGACCTCCGAGGCGCGCCGGACGTTCCGTACGGCCGTCGACACGATGACGGCCGGCTGGCTCTGGGAGCTCGACAACCAGCTCCACCACCGCATCCCCGACCCCGTCGACTACATCGAGATGCGCCGCGCGACCTTCGGCGCCGACCTCACCATGAGCCTGAGCCGCATCGGCCACGGCGGCCAGATCCCGCCGGAGATCTACCGCACCCGCACCCTGCGCTCCCTGCAGAACGCCGCGGCCGACTACGCCTGCCTGCTGAACGATGTCTTCTCTTACCAGAAGGAGATCGAGTACGAGGGCGAGATCCACAACGGCATCCTGGTCGTCCAGAACTTCTTCGACTGCGACTACCCGACCGCGCTGAACATCGTCAATGACCTCATGACCTCACGGATGCGCGAGTTCCAGCACGTCGCGGCCCATGAACTCCCGGTCGTCTGCGATGACTTCGACCTCTCGCCCGAGGCCCGCAAGGCCCTCGGCGGCTACGTCCACGAGCTGGAGAACTGGCTGGCCGGCATCCTCACCTGGCACCGGGGCTGCCTGCGCTACACCGAGGCCGAGCTGCGTCATCCCGTGGGTTCGCCGGGGCGGCTGGGCGCGCCGAACGGGCTGGGGACGTCGGCGGCCCGTCTCTTCCGGACATCGGGCGCGGGCGCGGGCGCGGTCACGGTCGCGGGGGTGGGGGTGGGGTAG
- a CDS encoding FAD-dependent monooxygenase, translating to MHAARDLTADTHASTSTDVDTGTGTGTGTGTDVIVVGAGPTGLLLGAELALAGVRVQILERRATAQRDSRALTLHPRSIELMDQRGLAERFLAAGRRVPGWHFAGLDTRLDFSALDTRHGYTLFLAQARTEQLLAERASELAVPVRRGYEVVGLRRSGKGGDAGGRGSRGGRESGETGVEVDLRGPGGTLETVRARYVVGCDGGRSVVRRAAGIGFPGTDETLSGALGDFATVDPAALDRARAHGVLAVPLEPEPPAGPGHEDERESGGATRIVLLDPQRMRTPSAEPLTLDEFRASLRRICGTDCGVARPRWLSRFGNATRLAASYRAGRVLLAGDAAHIHFPAAGQGLNTGLQDAMNLGWKLAAEINGWAPPGLLDSYHAERHPVGQAVTENTEVQTLLAELALLPPYQRPAAALRALLTELLDIEEVNRRLAGRISALDTAYLAAGTDADLLVGRRMPDIALTATGAESLRLYELLPHGRFVLLDLAGDQEIRQSVEARWGKRVTALSVTECESRTDLDGVREILVRPDGHIAWATRSTEVQTRRTERFRALTSWAGRPAGD from the coding sequence ATGCATGCCGCCAGGGATCTCACCGCCGATACCCACGCCAGCACCAGCACCGACGTCGACACCGGCACCGGCACCGGCACCGGCACCGGCACCGATGTGATCGTGGTGGGCGCGGGGCCGACCGGGCTGCTGCTCGGTGCCGAACTGGCGCTCGCCGGCGTACGGGTGCAGATCCTCGAACGGCGGGCCACGGCACAGCGGGATTCACGGGCGCTGACACTGCATCCGCGCAGTATCGAGCTGATGGACCAACGGGGCCTGGCGGAACGGTTCCTGGCAGCTGGCCGCCGGGTGCCGGGGTGGCACTTCGCGGGGCTGGACACCCGGCTGGACTTCAGCGCGCTGGACACCCGGCACGGCTACACCCTGTTCCTCGCCCAGGCCCGCACCGAACAGCTGCTGGCGGAGCGCGCGAGCGAACTCGCCGTGCCGGTCCGGCGCGGATACGAGGTGGTCGGACTGCGTCGGAGCGGCAAGGGCGGCGACGCGGGCGGCAGAGGGAGCAGAGGCGGCAGGGAATCGGGCGAGACCGGCGTGGAAGTGGACCTCCGCGGCCCCGGCGGCACCCTGGAGACCGTACGGGCGCGGTATGTGGTCGGGTGCGACGGCGGGCGGAGCGTGGTGCGGCGGGCCGCCGGGATCGGCTTTCCCGGCACCGACGAGACGCTGAGCGGAGCGCTGGGGGATTTCGCGACCGTCGACCCGGCAGCCCTCGACCGCGCGCGGGCCCATGGCGTACTGGCCGTACCGCTGGAGCCGGAACCCCCTGCCGGACCCGGGCATGAGGACGAACGGGAGAGCGGCGGCGCCACCCGGATCGTCCTCCTGGACCCACAGCGGATGCGGACACCGTCCGCCGAACCACTGACCCTCGACGAGTTCCGGGCCTCCCTGCGACGGATCTGCGGAACCGACTGCGGGGTGGCACGGCCCCGCTGGCTGTCGCGGTTCGGCAACGCCACCCGTCTCGCGGCCTCTTACCGTGCCGGGCGCGTCCTGCTGGCCGGCGATGCCGCCCATATTCACTTCCCGGCGGCCGGCCAGGGTCTCAACACCGGGCTCCAGGACGCGATGAACCTGGGCTGGAAGCTCGCCGCCGAGATCAACGGCTGGGCCCCGCCCGGCCTGCTCGACAGCTATCACGCCGAGCGGCACCCGGTCGGGCAGGCGGTCACGGAGAACACCGAGGTCCAGACGCTGCTGGCGGAGCTGGCCCTGCTCCCGCCGTACCAGCGGCCGGCCGCCGCACTGCGCGCGCTGCTGACCGAACTCCTGGACATCGAGGAGGTCAACCGACGCCTCGCCGGGCGGATTTCCGCGCTCGACACCGCCTATCTCGCGGCCGGCACGGACGCCGACCTGCTGGTGGGACGGCGGATGCCCGATATCGCGCTGACGGCGACCGGCGCGGAGTCGCTACGCCTCTACGAACTCCTCCCGCACGGCCGGTTCGTCCTGCTCGACCTCGCGGGGGACCAGGAGATACGGCAGTCCGTCGAGGCCAGATGGGGGAAGCGGGTGACCGCACTCAGCGTCACCGAGTGCGAATCCCGCACCGATCTGGACGGGGTGCGCGAGATCCTGGTCCGCCCCGACGGCCATATCGCCTGGGCCACCCGCAGCACGGAGGTGCAGACCCGCCGCACCGAACGCTTCCGCGCACTGACCAGCTGGGCCGGTCGCCCCGCAGGGGACTGA
- the ddaH gene encoding dimethylargininase has protein sequence MPKSRVSRPRRYLVCEPRHFEVRYTINPWMSADIPVDTALAGRQWEALMSAYRDHGHTVETVPPVATLPDMVFAANSALVVGGRVFGSSFHAPQRRPESVEYETWFKAAGYDVYRPESPCEGEGDLIPAGRYILAGTGFRTTPAAHREVQEFFGVPTIGLQLVDPYFYHLDTALFVLEETAETGEANVAYYPEAFSTGSREVLRRLFPEAVIATRDDALAFGLNSVSDGRHVFVAPQATGLIDQLTAHGYVPVPVDLSEFHKAGGGIKCCTQEIR, from the coding sequence GTGCCGAAGAGTCGTGTGTCGCGCCCCCGGCGCTATCTGGTCTGCGAGCCCAGACACTTCGAAGTGCGTTACACGATCAATCCGTGGATGAGTGCGGACATCCCGGTGGACACCGCCCTCGCGGGGCGCCAGTGGGAGGCGCTGATGAGCGCCTACCGCGACCACGGGCACACGGTGGAGACCGTGCCCCCGGTGGCCACGCTGCCCGACATGGTGTTCGCCGCGAATTCCGCGCTCGTCGTGGGCGGCCGGGTCTTCGGCTCGTCCTTCCACGCGCCGCAGCGGCGGCCGGAGTCCGTGGAGTACGAGACCTGGTTCAAGGCGGCCGGGTACGACGTCTACCGGCCCGAGTCGCCGTGCGAGGGCGAGGGCGATCTCATCCCGGCCGGCCGCTACATCCTGGCGGGTACGGGCTTTCGCACCACGCCGGCCGCGCATCGCGAGGTCCAGGAGTTCTTCGGCGTACCGACCATCGGCCTGCAGCTGGTGGACCCGTACTTCTACCACCTGGACACCGCGCTGTTCGTCCTGGAGGAGACGGCGGAGACGGGCGAGGCGAATGTCGCCTACTACCCCGAGGCGTTCTCGACCGGCAGCCGTGAAGTGCTGCGCCGGCTCTTCCCCGAGGCGGTGATCGCCACCCGCGACGACGCCCTGGCCTTCGGCCTCAACTCCGTCTCCGACGGCCGCCATGTCTTCGTCGCCCCGCAGGCGACCGGCCTGATCGACCAGCTCACCGCGCACGGTTATGTCCCCGTCCCCGTCGACCTCTCGGAGTTCCACAAGGCCGGCGGCGGCATCAAGTGCTGCACCCAGGAGATTCGCTGA
- a CDS encoding Lrp/AsnC family transcriptional regulator encodes MTNKAAPFDDLDRKIVAALIDNGRASFAEIGAAIGLSSTAVKRRVDRMRENNVITGFTATVRPAALGWLTEAYVEVYCDGAAPPRRLAEVVRNHPEIAAAMTVTGGADALLHVRAKDVEHFEGVLERIRAEPFIRKTISYMVLSHLLPDSPEAGASQSSGGSAP; translated from the coding sequence GTGACCAACAAAGCCGCGCCCTTCGACGACCTCGACCGCAAGATTGTTGCGGCGTTGATCGACAACGGCCGGGCGAGCTTTGCGGAGATCGGTGCGGCGATCGGGCTGTCGTCCACCGCGGTGAAGCGGCGGGTGGACCGGATGCGGGAGAACAACGTGATCACGGGGTTCACCGCTACCGTCCGGCCGGCCGCCCTGGGGTGGCTGACCGAGGCGTATGTCGAGGTGTACTGCGACGGCGCGGCGCCGCCCCGGCGGCTCGCGGAGGTGGTGCGCAACCATCCGGAGATCGCCGCGGCGATGACCGTGACCGGTGGCGCCGATGCGCTGCTGCACGTACGGGCCAAGGATGTCGAGCACTTCGAGGGGGTGCTCGAACGGATCAGGGCCGAGCCGTTCATCCGCAAGACGATCAGTTACATGGTGCTGTCCCATCTGCTGCCGGACAGCCCGGAGGCGGGCGCCAGCCAGTCCTCGGGCGGCTCCGCGCCCTGA
- a CDS encoding alpha-L-glutamate ligase, with translation MRIGLVTADPGHPLLAAVTELLTPEHQVVWLDPGGEGQCPDLGLSAPLDLSSLADVYLLKARTPRALALAALLEEHGAPVLNSAAATARCQDRVEMAAVARAAGLPFAGTAAVATVGELAAAGEPDGPLVIKSRFSRRHDLVARADSAVRLRELAADWSDEPVVVQEFTANSGWDHKLWVVDGRLFAGLRRSELAPDGRGPTLPLPVGELPESWTGAALRVGEVFGLDVYGVDVLDAGGGAPLIVDINAFPGIRGQAGAPEALAQLALRTAARGRSLDVGERGVGERWGGERRVGESGSGESGSDESRFSESHSGERKVAEVGEK, from the coding sequence GTGAGGATTGGGCTGGTCACCGCGGATCCCGGCCATCCGCTGCTGGCCGCGGTCACCGAGCTGCTGACCCCGGAGCATCAGGTCGTATGGCTGGATCCGGGCGGCGAGGGGCAGTGCCCGGATCTGGGCCTCTCCGCCCCGCTCGACCTCTCGTCGCTCGCCGATGTCTATCTCCTCAAGGCGCGTACGCCCCGGGCGCTGGCGCTTGCCGCCCTCCTGGAGGAGCACGGTGCCCCGGTGCTCAACTCCGCTGCGGCCACCGCGCGATGCCAGGACCGGGTCGAGATGGCGGCGGTGGCCCGCGCGGCCGGGCTGCCGTTCGCCGGTACCGCCGCCGTGGCCACGGTCGGGGAGCTGGCCGCGGCCGGCGAACCGGACGGGCCGCTGGTGATCAAGAGCCGGTTCAGCCGGCGCCATGACCTCGTGGCGCGCGCCGACAGCGCCGTACGGCTGCGGGAGCTGGCGGCCGACTGGTCCGATGAGCCGGTGGTGGTACAGGAGTTCACCGCCAACAGCGGCTGGGACCACAAGCTGTGGGTGGTCGACGGGCGGCTCTTCGCCGGATTGCGCCGGTCGGAGCTTGCCCCGGACGGCCGCGGGCCGACGCTGCCACTGCCGGTCGGTGAGCTGCCCGAGAGCTGGACCGGTGCCGCGCTCCGGGTCGGTGAGGTCTTCGGTCTGGACGTCTACGGGGTGGACGTTCTCGACGCCGGTGGCGGTGCGCCCCTCATCGTGGACATCAATGCCTTCCCCGGCATCCGCGGCCAGGCCGGCGCCCCGGAGGCGCTGGCACAGCTCGCCCTGCGCACGGCCGCGAGGGGCCGGAGCCTCGACGTCGGCGAGCGAGGCGTCGGCGAGCGATGGGGCGGTGAGCGACGCGTCGGCGAAAGCGGCTCCGGCGAAAGCGGCTCCGACGAAAGCCGCTTCAGCGAAAGCCACTCCGGCGAAAGGAAAGTGGCAGAAGTCGGCGAGAAGTAG
- the rocD gene encoding ornithine--oxo-acid transaminase, protein MTAPTRTARVHAPRSPRSSAELIQAEGPVLAHNYHPLPVVVARAEGVWVEDVEGRRYLDMLAGYSALNFGHRHPALIEAAHRQLDQLTLTSRAFHNDRLAGFAEVLAELTGQDMVLPMNTGAEAVESGIKVARKWAYDVKGVPADRATIVVAGGNFHGRTTTIVGFSDDDTARVGFGPFAPGFRTVPYNDLAALEAAVDETTAAVLIEPIQGEAGVLIPDDGYLTGVRELTRRAGCLFIADEIQSGLGRTGTTLAVEHESVVPDVLLLGKALGGGIVPVSAVVARRDVLGVLGPGQHGSTFGGNPLAAAVGSAVVELLMTGEFQRRAAELGERLRSGLATLTGKGVTGFRARGLWAGVDIDPALGTGREISERLLKEGVLVKDTHGSTIRLAPPLTITGEELDAALASLERALA, encoded by the coding sequence ATGACCGCTCCCACCCGTACCGCCCGCGTGCACGCTCCCCGTTCTCCCCGTTCGTCCGCGGAGCTGATCCAGGCCGAGGGCCCGGTCCTGGCGCACAACTACCACCCGCTGCCCGTGGTGGTCGCGCGCGCCGAAGGGGTCTGGGTCGAGGACGTCGAGGGGCGCCGCTACCTCGACATGCTGGCCGGCTACTCGGCGCTCAACTTCGGCCACCGCCACCCGGCCCTGATCGAGGCCGCGCACCGCCAGCTCGACCAACTCACCCTCACCTCCCGCGCGTTCCACAACGACCGGCTCGCCGGCTTCGCCGAAGTCCTCGCCGAGCTGACCGGGCAGGACATGGTCCTGCCGATGAACACCGGCGCCGAGGCGGTGGAGAGCGGCATCAAGGTCGCGCGCAAGTGGGCGTACGACGTCAAGGGCGTCCCGGCGGACCGGGCGACGATCGTGGTGGCCGGCGGCAATTTCCACGGCCGGACGACCACCATCGTCGGCTTCTCCGACGACGACACGGCGCGCGTCGGCTTCGGGCCCTTCGCCCCCGGCTTCCGCACCGTCCCTTACAACGATCTCGCCGCGCTCGAAGCGGCGGTGGACGAGACGACGGCCGCCGTACTGATCGAGCCCATCCAGGGCGAGGCGGGCGTCCTGATCCCCGACGACGGCTATCTCACCGGCGTACGCGAACTGACCCGGCGGGCAGGGTGCCTGTTCATCGCCGACGAGATCCAGTCCGGGCTGGGCCGCACGGGCACCACCCTGGCCGTCGAGCACGAGTCCGTGGTGCCGGATGTGCTGCTGCTCGGCAAGGCGCTCGGTGGCGGCATCGTTCCGGTCTCCGCGGTCGTCGCCCGCCGGGACGTGCTCGGCGTACTGGGCCCCGGCCAGCACGGTTCGACGTTCGGCGGCAATCCCCTGGCGGCGGCGGTCGGTTCGGCCGTCGTCGAGCTGCTGATGACCGGAGAGTTCCAGCGCCGCGCCGCCGAGCTCGGCGAACGGCTGCGCAGCGGTCTGGCCACGCTGACCGGCAAGGGCGTGACCGGCTTCCGCGCCCGCGGCCTGTGGGCCGGCGTCGACATCGACCCCGCGCTCGGCACCGGCCGGGAGATCAGCGAACGCCTGCTCAAGGAAGGCGTCCTGGTCAAGGACACCCACGGCTCGACGATCCGGCTGGCCCCGCCGCTGACCATCACCGGTGAGGAACTGGACGCGGCGCTGGCGAGCCTGGAGCGGGCGCTGGCCTGA